The genomic stretch GACGCAGCGAAGATCACGGCGTTCTTCGGGGAGAGAACCTTCGTCGAGACGACGGTCGAGATCGAATTCGCCGAATCGTGAAAACCATTCGTGAAATCGAAGAAGAGCGCAATGATAATGATGCCCACAATAAAGAGCACGGTAACGTCGAGCATGGAAGTATCAGTTGCTTAACAGTAGTGTGACAGCAGACATAGCCATTTTCCATGGAGAATATAGGATGCTATAGAGACACCTGCAAAAATACAGGAGAGTATAGGGAACCTATAGATCCCGGATTTTCGCTCGACCGGGTACCGGAGCTAGTTCCGGGTCGGTCGGACCTGCTGCAAAAACAGAACGATTATACCACGCCGGGGAGAGAAACGCCCATGCATCGGATCATCGACTGGAACGAGCTCTGGAAGGCGATATACGCAAGTTCTCCCGACCGCGTCGAGAAAGGCCACGATCCAGCCGCTCACTGGAACAAACGCGCTGCCGCCTACCGCCGGGCCACCCGTGACGAGAAACGGGCGACCGAGCAGGAACTCGCGATCCTGGATCTCGCGGCCGGCGAGACCGTGCTCGATGTGGGTGCCGGAACGGGGAGACTGGCCGTGCCGATTGCCCGGACCGCCGCCCACGTCACCGCCCTCGACCCCTCGGAGGGCATGCTCGCCGTCCTCCGGGAGCAGATGGCCGCTGCGGGGCGTACGAACTACTCCACGATTACGTTGCGCTGGGAAGATACGGTGATCGGCAGGGATGTTGAACCCCATGACGTCGTCGTCGCGGCGTTCTCGCTCGGGTTCTACGATCTCGACGCCGCCCTCGAAAAACTCGACGCCGCGGCTCGCCGGGTGGTCTATCTCTTCTGGCACGCGGGCGAGTGGCGGGATCCCGACGAGATGGCGCTCTACCGGGCGGTCTTCGGGGAAGAAGCGACCATGCGGAAAGGCTACCCGGACTACATCTACCCGGTCAACATCCTCCACGACGCCGGGATCTACCCGAACGTCCGGATCTACCGTGCTGCCTGGGACGCGGTCTACGACTCCGTCGAAGATGCCGCCGGGGCCTGGGCGGCGATGCACAACCCCGGGATGGAGGATCTCTCGCCGGTCAGGGACTACTTCGCCCGGGTGCTCCGCACGACCGGGTCCGGGAAGTACGTCGAGACGACGGTGCGGCCGACCGCAGCGGTCTGGTGGGAGAAGGTGGACGGCTAGGGGTACAGCCCCTCCACAGCAGGCGCCTCTCAAGAAAAACAATACCGCTATTGTGACTATGGAGTCGCCTGTACCTGACGTCGAGAACCAATATACCTCATTGTAATCTCGTTCATACCATGACAGGAAAGAGTCTGTCTGGTACGACCACGGTTGCCGTCGCCGGCATCCTCGTGGTTCTTCTGATGATGGCTGGGTGTCTCGGCAACGATCAGACGGCCGCACCGGAGCGGATCACGGTAACGGGGTCGACCACCGTCATGCCCATCGCCGAGCAGGCGAGAGAAGCGTTCGAGGCACAGGACGCCTCCGCGGAGATCATGGTGAGCGGAGGGGGCTCGAGCGTCGGGGTCAAGGCCGCCGGTGAGGGCACCGCAGACATCGGCATGTCCTCACGGGACCTCAAACCCGAAGAGACCGCAGGTTACCCGGATCTCGTCAAGC from Methanoculleus chikugoensis encodes the following:
- a CDS encoding class I SAM-dependent methyltransferase, with the protein product MHRIIDWNELWKAIYASSPDRVEKGHDPAAHWNKRAAAYRRATRDEKRATEQELAILDLAAGETVLDVGAGTGRLAVPIARTAAHVTALDPSEGMLAVLREQMAAAGRTNYSTITLRWEDTVIGRDVEPHDVVVAAFSLGFYDLDAALEKLDAAARRVVYLFWHAGEWRDPDEMALYRAVFGEEATMRKGYPDYIYPVNILHDAGIYPNVRIYRAAWDAVYDSVEDAAGAWAAMHNPGMEDLSPVRDYFARVLRTTGSGKYVETTVRPTAAVWWEKVDG